One segment of Pseudobythopirellula maris DNA contains the following:
- a CDS encoding dipeptide epimerase has translation MKLHTQVMTLRLARPFIISRGAITTQKTVIVRLEEAGEIGYGEVTENDFYEHSAESILASIERVRPLVEACGSLDAQELWASLCDPLKNDLFALCAIDIAAHDLQSKLAGRRCHESLGLEWVPGPESSLTLSIGTPEEVIEEYKLNPGWAGYKLKLGTEHDLEVVRRLREETDAVLRIDANCAWSVEETIENSFAMRELGVEFLEQPLSRTARVEELVKVFEESALPVIADESCCVASDVRLCVDRFHGVNIKLCKCGGLTPAVRMLREARSLGLKTMVGCMIETSIGITAAAQLLPLLDYCDLDGALLLAEDPATGAEVRQGKVSLPDAPGCGGRLAETAFA, from the coding sequence GTGAAACTGCACACCCAAGTCATGACATTAAGGCTCGCCAGGCCGTTCATCATCTCGCGTGGCGCCATTACCACGCAGAAGACGGTGATTGTTCGTCTCGAAGAGGCGGGCGAGATCGGATACGGCGAGGTGACCGAGAACGATTTTTACGAGCACTCGGCCGAATCGATCTTGGCGTCGATCGAGCGCGTCAGGCCACTGGTCGAGGCGTGCGGGTCGCTCGACGCCCAAGAGCTGTGGGCCTCGCTTTGTGACCCGCTCAAGAACGACCTGTTCGCACTGTGCGCCATCGACATCGCGGCTCACGACCTGCAGTCGAAGCTCGCGGGTCGGCGCTGTCACGAGAGCTTGGGACTTGAGTGGGTCCCCGGTCCCGAGTCGAGCCTGACGCTCAGCATCGGAACGCCTGAAGAGGTTATTGAAGAGTACAAGCTGAACCCCGGTTGGGCGGGCTACAAGCTCAAGCTCGGCACGGAGCACGACTTGGAGGTTGTTCGCCGCCTGCGTGAGGAGACCGACGCCGTTCTGCGGATCGACGCCAATTGCGCCTGGAGCGTTGAAGAGACTATCGAAAACTCTTTCGCCATGCGTGAGTTGGGCGTCGAGTTTCTCGAGCAACCGCTGTCGCGCACCGCCCGGGTCGAAGAGTTGGTCAAGGTGTTTGAGGAGTCCGCCTTGCCCGTGATCGCCGACGAAAGCTGCTGCGTCGCTTCGGACGTGCGGCTTTGCGTCGACCGCTTTCATGGCGTCAACATCAAGCTCTGCAAGTGCGGCGGCTTGACTCCCGCCGTGCGGATGCTGCGCGAGGCCCGGTCGCTCGGGCTCAAGACGATGGTCGGCTGCATGATCGAGACTTCGATCGGCATCACCGCGGCGGCGCAGTTGCTGCCGCTGCTGGACTACTGCGACCTCGACGGCGCGCTGCTGCTCGCCGAGGACCCGGCGACCGGCGCGGAGGTGCGGCAAGGCAAAGTGTCGCTGCCCGACGCGCCGGGTTGCGGCGGAAGGCTCGCCGAAACGGCTTTCGCCTAG
- a CDS encoding serine hydrolase domain-containing protein has translation MLTISDTHAADPVTDYEPVITRLESFITAELQAKQLPAASIALVADDRVVWSAGFGPAKQEGPPASVDTTYRVGSVSKLFNALAVMRLVAEGKVDLDEDVRTYLPDFAPQNPFDKPITLRLLMSHQSGLVRESPLGSYFDATSPTIAATVASLNDTTVLLEPGSKTKYSNAAVTVAGLVVERVSGQPYSQYVQRAVLEPLGMGSSSFRPTEAINARLPDAWMWSFHSDPFPAPTFDMGILPAGNLCSTVTDLSKMLIVMLGDQPPASLGIDRALLDSMIRPASPDSVAGHEYGIAFRLGELDGRPTFGHGGAVYGYATQFKGLRDEKIGVVVALAQDCANGETNRIGDYALRLMLAHRAGEPLPEISTSGPLAAGEAKQMAGRYTNGSGQAIEIYAKGERAFLKHGHWMGELRCASDGYLIDDVLRHGPALQWDGADGVILLDGKEWRPTDDENAACPPEWRELVGEYGWDHNVMYIYEDHGRLRSLIEWFFDYPLTELGEDAFAFPDSGLYHDEKVVFRRNEHGEITHAVAGGVAFPRRPSSGADDSASPYARIAPDRQAE, from the coding sequence GTGCTGACGATTAGCGACACCCACGCCGCCGATCCTGTGACGGACTACGAGCCTGTGATCACCCGACTAGAGTCGTTCATCACCGCCGAGCTGCAAGCCAAGCAACTGCCCGCCGCCTCGATCGCCTTGGTGGCGGACGATCGTGTGGTGTGGTCCGCTGGGTTCGGGCCAGCGAAACAAGAAGGGCCCCCCGCGTCGGTCGACACGACCTACCGCGTTGGGTCGGTCTCCAAGCTGTTCAACGCCCTGGCGGTGATGCGGCTGGTCGCCGAGGGGAAAGTCGATCTCGACGAGGACGTGCGGACGTACCTGCCCGACTTCGCACCGCAGAATCCGTTCGATAAGCCGATCACGCTGCGGCTGTTGATGTCGCACCAGTCGGGCCTGGTGCGCGAGTCGCCCCTGGGAAGCTACTTCGACGCGACTTCCCCGACAATCGCCGCCACGGTCGCCTCGCTCAACGACACCACCGTGCTGCTCGAGCCGGGCTCGAAGACGAAATACTCCAATGCGGCGGTAACGGTCGCTGGTTTGGTCGTCGAGCGTGTGTCAGGTCAGCCCTACTCGCAGTACGTGCAACGCGCAGTGTTAGAGCCGTTGGGAATGGGGTCGAGTTCGTTCCGGCCGACCGAGGCGATTAACGCCCGGTTGCCCGATGCTTGGATGTGGTCGTTTCACAGCGACCCTTTCCCAGCGCCGACGTTCGACATGGGCATACTGCCGGCCGGCAACCTGTGCTCCACGGTCACCGATTTGTCGAAAATGCTGATCGTCATGCTGGGCGATCAGCCCCCCGCATCGCTTGGGATCGACCGTGCTTTGCTCGATTCGATGATCCGACCGGCCAGCCCCGACAGCGTCGCGGGGCACGAGTACGGCATCGCCTTCCGTCTCGGCGAACTCGACGGCCGCCCCACCTTTGGACACGGCGGCGCCGTGTACGGTTACGCGACTCAGTTCAAAGGATTGAGAGACGAGAAGATCGGCGTGGTCGTCGCTCTCGCCCAGGACTGCGCGAACGGCGAGACCAACCGCATCGGCGACTACGCCCTGCGGCTGATGCTAGCGCACCGCGCCGGGGAACCGCTGCCCGAGATCTCCACCTCCGGTCCTTTAGCGGCGGGCGAGGCAAAGCAGATGGCGGGGCGCTACACCAACGGCAGCGGGCAGGCGATCGAGATTTACGCCAAGGGAGAGCGGGCCTTTCTGAAGCACGGCCATTGGATGGGCGAGCTGCGCTGCGCGAGCGACGGCTACCTGATCGACGACGTTCTGCGGCACGGCCCCGCGTTGCAATGGGATGGCGCCGATGGCGTGATCCTATTGGACGGCAAGGAGTGGCGCCCGACCGACGACGAGAACGCGGCGTGCCCGCCGGAGTGGCGTGAGCTGGTTGGCGAGTACGGCTGGGACCACAACGTCATGTACATCTACGAAGACCACGGGCGGTTGCGTTCGCTCATCGAGTGGTTCTTCGACTACCCGCTCACCGAGCTAGGCGAAGACGCATTCGCTTTCCCCGATTCGGGACTATACCACGACGAGAAGGTGGTTTTTAGACGCAACGAGCACGGAGAGATCACACACGCCGTGGCGGGCGGTGTCGCCTTCCCGCGCCGGCCGTCGAGCGGCGCCGACGACTCGGCTTCTCCTTACGCCCGTATCGCGCCTGACAGGCAAGCTGAATAG
- a CDS encoding L-serine ammonia-lyase, whose product MSFSVLELFTIGIGPSSSHSVGPMRAACRFVTGLSDAGVMAKCDRIEVRLYGSLALTGKGHGTDMAVMLGLEGAEPETVDPDTIETRISAMRESRQCQLPGGPRILFREESDLLFLRKETLPFHPNGMEFFALDEQGAVLATHKCYSVGGGFLVNEDETDASQPAAAPVAVQYPFATGKELLDAATQHSLSISEVMLANETSWRSEEDTRDRLLIVWNAMRDCVKRGLERPGVLPGGLKVRRRAPELYQSLSKRSDASSQGPTAAMDWVNLFAMAVAEENAAGSRVVTAPTNGAAGVIPAVLHYYDRFIPGACDAGAVRFLLTAGAIGKLYKLNASLSGAEVGCQGEIGVACSMAAGALAEVLGGSPQQVEMAAEIGMEHNLGLTCDPIGGLVQVPCIERCAMAAVKAINASSMALNSDGAHHVSLDRVIRTMRETGRDMLTKYKETSRGGLAVAYTEC is encoded by the coding sequence ATGTCATTCAGCGTTCTTGAGCTGTTCACGATCGGCATCGGCCCCTCGAGCTCGCACTCGGTGGGGCCGATGCGCGCCGCCTGTCGATTTGTCACCGGGCTTAGCGATGCAGGCGTGATGGCAAAATGCGACCGCATTGAAGTGCGGTTGTACGGCTCGCTTGCGTTGACCGGCAAAGGGCACGGCACCGACATGGCGGTGATGCTCGGCCTCGAAGGGGCGGAGCCCGAGACAGTCGACCCCGACACGATCGAGACGCGGATCAGCGCGATGCGGGAATCTCGGCAATGCCAGTTGCCGGGCGGGCCTCGCATCTTGTTCCGCGAAGAAAGCGACCTCCTCTTCCTCCGCAAAGAGACACTGCCTTTCCATCCAAACGGCATGGAGTTCTTCGCCCTCGACGAGCAAGGTGCGGTCCTAGCCACGCACAAGTGTTACTCGGTGGGTGGCGGGTTTCTGGTCAACGAAGACGAGACCGACGCATCCCAACCCGCCGCGGCGCCCGTCGCAGTCCAGTACCCGTTCGCGACGGGGAAGGAGCTGCTCGATGCCGCGACGCAGCATTCGCTGTCGATCAGTGAGGTCATGCTCGCCAACGAGACTTCCTGGCGCAGCGAGGAGGATACTCGCGACAGGTTGCTGATCGTTTGGAACGCGATGCGAGACTGTGTGAAACGGGGTCTCGAGCGGCCCGGCGTGCTGCCGGGCGGGCTCAAGGTGCGGCGCCGTGCGCCCGAGCTTTACCAGTCGCTAAGCAAGCGGAGCGACGCGTCGTCGCAGGGGCCGACCGCCGCGATGGACTGGGTCAACTTGTTCGCCATGGCTGTGGCGGAGGAGAACGCCGCCGGCAGCCGGGTGGTCACCGCCCCCACCAACGGAGCGGCCGGGGTCATCCCGGCGGTGCTCCATTACTACGACCGCTTCATCCCGGGGGCGTGCGACGCGGGCGCCGTGCGGTTCCTGCTCACGGCGGGCGCCATCGGCAAGCTCTACAAGCTCAACGCCTCGCTCTCCGGCGCCGAGGTCGGCTGCCAGGGAGAGATCGGCGTCGCCTGTTCGATGGCCGCCGGCGCGTTGGCCGAGGTCCTGGGGGGCTCGCCACAGCAGGTCGAGATGGCGGCCGAGATCGGCATGGAGCACAACCTGGGGCTGACCTGCGACCCGATCGGCGGGCTGGTGCAAGTGCCGTGCATCGAGCGGTGCGCGATGGCGGCCGTCAAGGCGATCAACGCCAGCAGCATGGCGCTCAACAGCGACGGCGCCCACCACGTGAGCCTCGACCGTGTCATACGGACGATGCGCGAGACCGGTCGCGACATGCTGACCAAGTACAAGGAAACATCGCGTGGCGGCCTGGCGGTTGCGTACACGGAATGCTGA
- a CDS encoding aminotransferase class I/II-fold pyridoxal phosphate-dependent enzyme has protein sequence MHMMQTGPGPRTTVDGKEYLYFCGTGYLGLQNDPRLLEAACEATRQFGLGTATSRSGYGTSSPVAEVERLAANYWGCESAFYFASGYMGNHVVLSALAESVDAVFLDAYAHYSIVDACRSFDLPVETFNHRDPQSLSEALSASLLPRQRPLVMSDGVFASSGALAPANDYLAVLAAYEGAALCLDDCHAFGVLGASGRGSFEHHGVDLDRINQTPDHDPATGVRLFAVGTLSKAFGAYGGIVCGSRVFIDLARRSSHYYSGASAPPTPVAAAAAAALQLIAENPERIARVQQNARRLKQGLKSLGLTTDDAPTPIAGLEIGNEQNMRRIQQAMAADGVLIAYSPEYSGIGPEGALRISVFATHSGEDLLQLLDCLSRRL, from the coding sequence ATGCACATGATGCAAACCGGCCCCGGGCCGAGAACCACCGTCGACGGCAAGGAGTATCTTTACTTCTGCGGCACCGGCTACCTCGGACTCCAGAACGACCCGAGGCTGCTCGAGGCGGCCTGCGAGGCGACTCGCCAGTTCGGCCTGGGCACGGCTACCTCGCGCAGCGGTTACGGCACGTCGTCGCCCGTCGCCGAGGTGGAGCGCCTGGCCGCCAACTACTGGGGCTGCGAGAGCGCGTTCTACTTTGCCTCGGGCTACATGGGCAACCACGTCGTGCTGTCGGCCTTGGCCGAATCGGTGGACGCCGTGTTTCTCGACGCCTACGCGCACTACAGCATCGTCGACGCGTGCCGCAGCTTCGACTTGCCGGTAGAAACGTTCAACCACCGCGATCCCCAATCTCTCAGCGAGGCGCTGAGCGCGAGCCTCCTTCCTAGGCAGCGGCCGTTGGTGATGAGCGACGGGGTGTTCGCCTCGAGTGGGGCCTTGGCGCCGGCCAACGACTATCTGGCGGTGCTAGCCGCTTACGAGGGCGCCGCCCTATGCCTGGACGACTGCCACGCCTTCGGCGTCCTGGGCGCCAGCGGCCGTGGCTCCTTCGAGCACCACGGCGTGGACCTCGACCGGATCAACCAAACCCCGGACCACGACCCAGCGACGGGCGTCCGACTGTTCGCCGTCGGCACGCTTAGCAAGGCGTTCGGCGCTTACGGTGGGATCGTGTGTGGCTCTCGGGTGTTTATCGACCTAGCCCGACGCAGTTCGCACTACTACAGCGGCGCGAGCGCCCCGCCCACCCCGGTGGCCGCCGCCGCGGCCGCCGCTTTGCAACTGATTGCCGAGAACCCCGAACGGATCGCTCGGGTCCAGCAAAACGCCCGTCGGCTCAAGCAGGGACTCAAGTCATTGGGGCTCACGACCGATGACGCCCCCACGCCGATCGCGGGGCTTGAGATCGGGAACGAGCAGAACATGCGTCGCATCCAGCAAGCGATGGCGGCCGACGGCGTGCTGATTGCCTATTCGCCGGAATATTCAGGCATTGGCCCAGAGGGCGCCCTGCGGATCTCGGTGTTCGCCACGCACAGCGGAGAGGATTTGCTGCAGCTGCTGGACTGCTTGTCGCGGCGCCTGTAG
- a CDS encoding DUF819 family protein has translation MNTLISPNDTWTLWAVIVAGTAASIWLEHTYKWAAKLSGPVLALVIAMALSNTSIMPAEAPSYAFVGDFLVPLAIPLLLMRANFFRIARNTGWMFIAFHISVFGTVLGAVLATLLLNGHVDQIAEVAAIMTASYSGGGVNFFAVRESFGVSENLTNPLLVADNFIMAGMILILISIAGNAWFRRHYNAPHATAADEDEGPAQEQWRRKPVSMMDIAAGLAVAFVVIACAHLTHDLLTRSFAESVVVTILGNLFVLITFYSMLAATCFGRIVEKINGSEEIGGFLLYVFLFAIGLPADIPAVIQNAPVLLIFCLIMAMTNLIVTLLIGRLLRINLEDLLISVSATLGGPPTALALTIAKGWPKLAAPALLVGIWGYVIGTLLGVMVGELLRRFV, from the coding sequence ATGAACACACTGATCAGCCCCAACGACACGTGGACCTTGTGGGCGGTGATTGTCGCCGGCACGGCGGCCTCGATTTGGCTCGAGCACACCTACAAGTGGGCGGCTAAGCTGAGCGGCCCAGTCCTGGCGTTGGTGATCGCGATGGCGCTCTCGAACACCTCGATCATGCCGGCCGAGGCGCCCAGCTACGCATTCGTGGGCGATTTTCTGGTGCCGCTGGCGATCCCGCTGCTGCTGATGCGGGCGAACTTCTTCCGGATCGCGAGGAACACCGGCTGGATGTTCATCGCCTTCCACATCAGCGTCTTCGGCACCGTGCTCGGCGCCGTGCTGGCGACCTTGCTGCTCAACGGCCACGTCGACCAGATCGCCGAGGTGGCGGCGATCATGACCGCCAGTTACAGCGGGGGAGGTGTCAACTTCTTCGCCGTGCGCGAGTCGTTCGGCGTGAGTGAGAACCTCACGAACCCGCTGCTCGTGGCCGACAACTTCATCATGGCGGGGATGATCCTGATCCTCATCTCGATCGCCGGCAATGCGTGGTTCCGACGCCACTACAACGCCCCGCACGCAACCGCGGCGGACGAAGACGAGGGCCCCGCCCAGGAGCAGTGGCGGCGCAAGCCGGTCAGCATGATGGACATCGCCGCGGGCTTGGCCGTGGCTTTCGTCGTCATCGCCTGCGCCCACCTGACGCACGACCTCTTGACGAGAAGCTTCGCCGAATCGGTCGTCGTCACCATCCTTGGCAATCTGTTTGTACTGATCACTTTCTATTCGATGCTGGCCGCCACGTGCTTCGGCCGGATCGTCGAGAAGATCAACGGTTCCGAGGAGATCGGCGGCTTCTTGCTGTACGTCTTCCTCTTCGCGATCGGCCTGCCGGCCGACATCCCGGCCGTCATCCAGAACGCCCCGGTGCTCCTGATTTTCTGTCTCATCATGGCGATGACGAACCTGATCGTGACTCTGCTGATAGGGCGACTGCTCCGAATCAATCTCGAAGACCTGTTGATCAGCGTCAGCGCAACGCTCGGCGGACCGCCCACGGCGCTCGCATTGACGATCGCCAAAGGCTGGCCCAAGCTCGCCGCGCCGGCGCTGTTGGTCGGCATCTGGGGCTATGTGATCGGCACCCTGCTGGGGGTGATGGTCGGTGAGCTGTTGCGGCGCTTCGTCTGA
- a CDS encoding BlaI/MecI/CopY family transcriptional regulator produces the protein MARSESEHPTELELEILKVLWNESPLPVREIRSRLADQAGRELAHSSVVTMLGIMHRKGYVRRRKEGKAFLFTPKEKRELVTGRMMSDLVSKVFDGSPAALVLNLLESTDVDAGELAELRALIARKTKEQKS, from the coding sequence ATGGCGCGCTCCGAATCCGAGCACCCGACCGAGCTGGAGCTCGAAATCCTCAAGGTCTTGTGGAACGAATCGCCTTTGCCGGTACGCGAGATCCGCTCGCGACTCGCCGATCAGGCGGGCCGGGAGCTGGCGCACAGCTCGGTGGTGACGATGCTAGGCATCATGCACCGCAAGGGCTACGTCCGCCGCCGCAAGGAGGGCAAGGCGTTCCTCTTCACGCCCAAAGAGAAGCGAGAGCTCGTCACCGGCCGGATGATGAGCGATCTCGTGTCGAAGGTTTTTGACGGCTCCCCCGCGGCGCTGGTGCTCAACCTGCTCGAGTCGACCGACGTCGACGCCGGTGAGCTCGCGGAGCTGCGGGCCCTCATCGCTCGGAAAACGAAGGAGCAAAAATCATGA